CACTCGGAGCGGCAGGCGGTTTGGAGGCTGTTTTCTCGGTAAAAGCGATAACCGAAAAAATGCTGCCACCGACGATCAACTATGATACGCCGGACCCCGATTGCGACCTGGATTACATACCGAACGCAGCTCGCGAGGCAGAAATAGAATACGCTCTTTCGAACAATTTCGGATTTGGCGGGACGAATGCGTGTTTGATCTTCAAGCGATTTAATGATTAGTTAGAACCGCCTGCGGTAGCGGGCGGTTGAGGCTGGCGAAGACCAGGCTCAAACATACCGATACTACGATTAACCACCCGCTACCGCAGGTGGTTCTGACTTTGAGATGAAGATAATAGTCTTGATGAAACAGGTCGCCAATAAGGATGCGGTGCTACGCATCGCCGGCGACGAAAAATGGATAAATGATGCCGACGTGGCGATGCAGACGAACGAGTCTGACGGCTATGCACTCGAAGAAGCTCTGCGTACGGTAGAGGCCAAAGGCGGCGGCGAGGTCGTCGTTTGCTCGCTCGGGCCGCAATCAGCAAAGACCGTGATCAAGGACGCTCTCGCACGCGGTGCGAACCGTGCGATTCACATTGTCGTTGAGGACAGCAAGTCGCTTTCGGCATATCAGATCGCAAAGACCATCGCCGATGCCATCCGTGACGAGAATGCAGACCTGGTATTTACGGGCTTACAGTCCGACGACGCGAGCTATGGCCAGACGGGCGTTATTCTTGCCGAGCTTCTCGGCATACCGCACGCTACGATCGTCATCGAGGTCGATCGCGAAAGCCTCGGTGATTCGCTGCGTGTGAAACGCGAGCTCGAGAGCGGCTGGTATCAGTGGTTCACATACAAACTGCCTGCCTTGCTGACCATTCAGTCCGGCATTTCGCAGATACGTTACGCTTCGCTCAAAGGCATCATGGCCGCAAAGAGTAAGGAGATCCGCGAAGTGACGCCCACGGTCGAGGCTTTCGCGGCAGCGGCGGCTGTCAATAAGGTTTATATGCCGCTAAAGACCAAGCAG
This sequence is a window from Acidobacteriota bacterium. Protein-coding genes within it:
- a CDS encoding electron transfer flavoprotein subunit beta/FixA family protein; the protein is MKIIVLMKQVANKDAVLRIAGDEKWINDADVAMQTNESDGYALEEALRTVEAKGGGEVVVCSLGPQSAKTVIKDALARGANRAIHIVVEDSKSLSAYQIAKTIADAIRDENADLVFTGLQSDDASYGQTGVILAELLGIPHATIVIEVDRESLGDSLRVKRELESGWYQWFTYKLPALLTIQSGISQIRYASLKGIMAAKSKEIREVTPTVEAFAAAAAVNKVYMPLKTKQTQILGGGDAKAGAVELVEKLKTEVRVI